One Gigantopelta aegis isolate Gae_Host chromosome 1, Gae_host_genome, whole genome shotgun sequence genomic region harbors:
- the LOC121386861 gene encoding ragulator complex protein LAMTOR4-like, which yields MAAQGLERIPDSLGYLVLTEDGAVVSSGGELENDEMMANKLTRLVYTASKIPLSADKRDTFRRISVICDDVVYMATVSNHRIYICKRQYVTQEPVVT from the exons ATGGCCGCACAAGGGTTGGAGCGGATTCCTGATTCTCTGGGATACCTTGTCCTCACAGAAGATGGCGCTGTAGTTAGT TCTGGCGGAGAGCTTGAGAATGACGAGATGATGGCAAACAAACTGACGCGACTCGTGTACACGGCCAGCAAGATCCCACTGTCGGCCGACAAGAGAGATACGTTCAGGAGAATATCAG TTATTTGTGACGATGTGGTTTACATGGCAACAGTTTCCAATCACAGGATCTACATCTGTAAACGCCAGTATGTAACCCAGGAACCTGTTGTCACGTGA